The Ammospiza nelsoni isolate bAmmNel1 chromosome 27, bAmmNel1.pri, whole genome shotgun sequence genome contains a region encoding:
- the TMEM38A gene encoding trimeric intracellular cation channel type A, whose translation MDLAEALPLGELAAAFAALPVFPLFDTAYFIISVLYLKYEPGAVEMSRRSPFASWLCAMLHCFGSYILADLLLGEAPIAYFSHNSSVILATAVWYLIFFCPMNLFYKCVSFLPVKLILVAMKEVVRVRKISAGVHHAHHLYHHGWFVMVATGWLKGSGVALMSNFEQLLRGVWKPETNEILHMSFPTKASLYGTVLFTLQQTHWLPISEANLIFFFSMFMIVCKVFMTATHSHASPFAPLENLICPVLFGSVSSGHPSHHHDHHEVSHPPPPPPPAKSKEELNEGTRKRKAKKAE comes from the exons ATGGATCTGGCGGAGGCGCTGCCCCTCGGGGAGCTGGCGGCCGCCTTCGCCGCGCTGCCGGTGTTCCCGCTCTTCGACACCGCCTACTTCATCATCTCCGTCCTCTACCTCAAGTACGAGCCCG GAGCCGTGGAGATGTCCCGGAGGAGCCCTTTTGcctcctggctctgtgccatGCTCCACTGCTTTGGGAGCTACATCCTGGCTgacctgctgctgggagaggctccCATTGCCTACTTCAGCCACAACTCCAGTGTCATCCTGGCCACAGCAGTGTG gtacCTGATATTCTTCTGCCCCATGAACCTCTTCTACAAGTGTGTCAGCTTCCTGCCCGTGAAGCTGATCCTGGTGGCCATGAAGGAGGTGGTGCGGGTGCGCAAGATCTCGGCCGGGGTGCACCACGCCCACCACCTGTACCACCACGGCTGGTTCGTCATGGTGGCCACGGGATGGCTCAAAG GTTCTGGTGTGGCCTTGATGTCAAactttgagcagctgctgcGTGGGGTCTGGAAGCCCGAAACAAATGAAATTCTTCACATGTCCTT cCCTACAAAGGCCAGTCTGTATGGCACAGTCCTCTTCACCCTGCAGCAGACCCACTGGCTCCCCATCTCTGAAGCCAACCTCATCTTCTTTTTCAGCATGTTCATGATAGTCTGCAAG GTTTTCATGACGGCCACTCACTCCCACGCCTCACCCTTTGCTCCTCTGGAGAACCTCATCTGCCCTGTCCTCTTTGGCTCTGTCTCCAGTGGCCACCCAAGCCACCACCACGACCACCACGAGGTTtcccaccctcctcctcctcctcctcctgccaagTCCAAAGAGGAGCTGAACGAAGGCACcaggaaaaggaaggcaaaaaaagcagaataa
- the SMIM7 gene encoding small integral membrane protein 7 encodes MIGDLLLCGTLLVNAGAVLNFRLRRRDTEGFGEEQREPTTGDNIREFLLSLRYFRIFIALWNIFMMFCMIVLFGS; translated from the exons ATGATCGGGGACCTGCTGCTCTGCGG GACGCTGCTGGTGAACGCCGGTGCCGTGCTCAACTTCAGGCT gaggaggagggacacGGAGGGATTcggagaggagcagagggaacccACGACCG GTGACAATATCAGAGAGTTCTTGCTGAGTCTTAGGTATTTCCGAATCTTCATTGCCCTGTGGAATATCTTCATGATGTTCTGCATGATTGT GTTATTTGGATCTTGA